The following are from one region of the Camelus dromedarius isolate mCamDro1 chromosome 16, mCamDro1.pat, whole genome shotgun sequence genome:
- the ALDH3A1 gene encoding aldehyde dehydrogenase, dimeric NADP-preferring isoform X2 translates to MPSEAAGTSGHCLPRFQQVGLWRCSLTRSRSTSVAGPPIPGGKHLLPRLRGWVPRGSEAHLWQLCHPQPQEAEAPGILGAGGPRGHGTMSISEVVQRARAAFNSGKARPLQFRIQQLEGLRRMIREREKDLVGALTADLHKNEWNAYYEEIVYILEEIDYVIQKLPEWAADEPVEKTPQTQQDEPYIHSEPLGVVLVIGAWNYPFSLTIQPMVGAIAAGNAVLIKPSELSENTASLLAAVIPQYLDKDLYAVICGGVPETTEVLKERFDHILCTGSTAVGKIVMAAAAKHLTPVTLGLGGKNPCYVDKDCDLDIACRRIAWGKFMNSGQNCVGPDYILCDPSIQNQIVEKLKKSLKEFYGEDAKKSRDYGRIINCQHFQRIMGLMEGQKVAHGGAGDAATRYIAPTILMDVDPQSQVMQEEVFGPIMPIVCVRGLEEAIQFINQREKALALYVFSLNDKVIKKMIAETSSGGVTANDIMVHSTVHSLPYGGVGSSGMGSYRGWESFKTFSHRRSCLVRPLLNEESLKARYPPSPAKMPRH, encoded by the exons ATGCCCAGTGAGGCTGCTGGCACTTCGGGTCATTGCCTTCCTCGGTTCCAGCAG GTGGGACTGTGGAGATGCAGCCTGACTAGAAGCAGGTCCACCTCCGTGGCTGGTCCTCCCATCCCGGGAGGCAAGCATCTTCTCCCGAGACTCCGGGGCTGGGTGCCCAGAGGGTCTGAAGCTCACCTCTGGCAGCtctgccacccccagccccaggaggcGGAGGCCCCGGGGATCCTCGGAGCAGGGGGACCGAGGGGACACG GCACCATGAGCATCAGCGAGGTCGTGCAGCGGGCCAGAGCCGCCTTCAACTCGGGCAAGGCTCGCCCGCTGCAGTTCCGCATCCAGCAGCTGGAGGGGCTGCGGCGCATGATCCGCGAGCGCGAGAAGGACCTCGTGGGCGCGCTGACCGCCGACCTCCACAAG AACGAGTGGAACGCCTACTACGAGGAGATTGTGTACATCCTGGAGGAGATCGACTATGTGATCCAGAAGCTCCCCGAGTGGGCTGCAGACGAGCCCGTGGAGAAGACGCCCCAGACCCAGCAGGATGAGCCCTACATCCACTCGGAGCCCCTGGGCGTGGTTCTTGTCATCGGCGCCTGGAACTACCCCTTCAGCCTCACCATCCAGCCCATGGTGGGCGCCATTGCTGCAG GGAACGCGGTGCTCATCAAGCCCTCGGAGCTGAGTGAGAACACGGCGAGCCTGCTGGCCGCCGTCATCCCGCAGTACCTGGACAAG GATCTGTACGCGGTCATCTGCGGGGGCGTCCCCGAGACCACAGAGGTGCTCAAGGAGAGGTTCGACCACATCCTGTGCACCGGGAGCACTGCAGTGGGGAAGATCGTCATGGCGGCTGCGGCCAAGCACCTGACCCCCGTCACACTGGGGCTGGGGGGGAAGAACCCCTGCTACGTGGACAAGGACTGTGACCTGGACATTGCCTGCAG ACGTATCGCCTGGGGGAAATTCATGAACAGCGGCCAGAACTGCGTGGGCCCCGACTACATCCTCTGTGACCCCTCCATCCAGAACCAAATCGTGGAGAAGCTCAAAAAGTCCCTGAAA GAGTTCTATGGGGAGGACGCCAAGAAGTCCCGCGACTACGGGAGAATCATTAACTGCCAGCACTTCCAGAGGATCATGGGCTTGATGGAGGGCCAGAAGGTCGCCCACGGAGGCGCCGGGGATGCGGCCACCCGGTACATAG cccccaccatccTCATGGATGTGGACCCGCAGTCCCAGGTGATGCAGGAGGAGGTCTTCGGGCCCATAATGCCCATCGTGTGTGTGCGCGGCCTGGAGGAGGCCATCCAGTTCATCAACCAGCGCGAGAAGGCCCTGGCCCTCTACGTGTTCTCCCTGAACGACAAG GTGATTAAGAAGATGATCGCAGAGACATCCAGTGGTGGGGTGACAGCCAACGACATCATGGTCCACAGCACCGTGCACTCTCTGCCCTACGGGGGCGTGG GGAGCAGTGGCATGGGGTCCTACCGCGGCTGGGAGAGCTTCAAGACCTTCTCCCACCGCCGCTCCTGCCTGGTGAGGCCTCTGCTGAACGAGGAGTCCCTCAAAGCCAGATACCCACCGAGCCCGGCCAAG ATGCCCCGTCACTGA
- the ALDH3A1 gene encoding aldehyde dehydrogenase, dimeric NADP-preferring isoform X1, translated as MWQMMMMVEVVVMVLAMAMVVVVMRMLVMIMMEVMVVVVMILATVMVTVMILVVVVRMVMILVMVVRMMVMILVVVVVTVVVVVRTMVILIMVVVVVRRMLVMIMMEVMVVVVMILATVMVVTVMILVVVVRMVMVVVVMILMVVVVRMMVVVVIMVMVVVRRMLVIMTEVMVVVMILAKVMVVTVMILVMVVVILVMVVVVVVVRTMVMILVVVVRMMVVVVVTVILSVSQVDIYCAHLLCCHTSKNLICVNSQPPMRRLKQLSDFSQEVGLWRCSLTRSRSTSVAGPPIPGGKHLLPRLRGWVPRGSEAHLWQLCHPQPQEAEAPGILGAGGPRGHGTMSISEVVQRARAAFNSGKARPLQFRIQQLEGLRRMIREREKDLVGALTADLHKNEWNAYYEEIVYILEEIDYVIQKLPEWAADEPVEKTPQTQQDEPYIHSEPLGVVLVIGAWNYPFSLTIQPMVGAIAAGNAVLIKPSELSENTASLLAAVIPQYLDKDLYAVICGGVPETTEVLKERFDHILCTGSTAVGKIVMAAAAKHLTPVTLGLGGKNPCYVDKDCDLDIACRRIAWGKFMNSGQNCVGPDYILCDPSIQNQIVEKLKKSLKEFYGEDAKKSRDYGRIINCQHFQRIMGLMEGQKVAHGGAGDAATRYIAPTILMDVDPQSQVMQEEVFGPIMPIVCVRGLEEAIQFINQREKALALYVFSLNDKVIKKMIAETSSGGVTANDIMVHSTVHSLPYGGVGSSGMGSYRGWESFKTFSHRRSCLVRPLLNEESLKARYPPSPAKMPRH; from the exons ATGTGgcaaatgatgatgatggtggaggtggtggtgatggtactGGCAATggcgatggtggtggtggtgatgaggatgttggtgatgataatgatggaggtgatggtggtggtggttatgaTACTGGCAACAGTGATGGTGACGGTGATgatattggtggtggtggtgaggatggtgatgatATTGGTGATGGTGGTaaggatgatggtgatgatattggtggtggtggtggtgacagtggtggtggtggtgaggacgATGGTGATACtgataatggtggtggtggtggtgaggaggatgttggtgatgataatgatggaggtgatggtggtggtggttatgaTACTGGCGACTGTGATGGTGGTGACGGTGATgatattggtggtggtggtgaggatggtgatggtggtggtggtgatgatactgatggtggtggtggtgaggatgatggtggtggtggtgataatggtgatggtggtggtgaggagAATGTTGGTGATAATGAcggaggtgatggtggtggttatGATACTGGCGAaggtgatggtggtgacggtGATGATATTGGTGATGGTAGTGGTGAtattggtgatggtggtggtggtggtggtggtgaggacgATGGTGATgatattggtggtggtggtgaggatgatggtagtggtggtggtgacggtGATATTGTCTGTGTCTCAGGTGGACATATATTGTGCACATCTCTTGTGCTGTCATACTTCCAAGAATCTCATATGTGTGAACTCGCAGCCACCTATGAGGAGACTAAAGCAGCTTTCTGATTTCTCACAGGAG GTGGGACTGTGGAGATGCAGCCTGACTAGAAGCAGGTCCACCTCCGTGGCTGGTCCTCCCATCCCGGGAGGCAAGCATCTTCTCCCGAGACTCCGGGGCTGGGTGCCCAGAGGGTCTGAAGCTCACCTCTGGCAGCtctgccacccccagccccaggaggcGGAGGCCCCGGGGATCCTCGGAGCAGGGGGACCGAGGGGACACG GCACCATGAGCATCAGCGAGGTCGTGCAGCGGGCCAGAGCCGCCTTCAACTCGGGCAAGGCTCGCCCGCTGCAGTTCCGCATCCAGCAGCTGGAGGGGCTGCGGCGCATGATCCGCGAGCGCGAGAAGGACCTCGTGGGCGCGCTGACCGCCGACCTCCACAAG AACGAGTGGAACGCCTACTACGAGGAGATTGTGTACATCCTGGAGGAGATCGACTATGTGATCCAGAAGCTCCCCGAGTGGGCTGCAGACGAGCCCGTGGAGAAGACGCCCCAGACCCAGCAGGATGAGCCCTACATCCACTCGGAGCCCCTGGGCGTGGTTCTTGTCATCGGCGCCTGGAACTACCCCTTCAGCCTCACCATCCAGCCCATGGTGGGCGCCATTGCTGCAG GGAACGCGGTGCTCATCAAGCCCTCGGAGCTGAGTGAGAACACGGCGAGCCTGCTGGCCGCCGTCATCCCGCAGTACCTGGACAAG GATCTGTACGCGGTCATCTGCGGGGGCGTCCCCGAGACCACAGAGGTGCTCAAGGAGAGGTTCGACCACATCCTGTGCACCGGGAGCACTGCAGTGGGGAAGATCGTCATGGCGGCTGCGGCCAAGCACCTGACCCCCGTCACACTGGGGCTGGGGGGGAAGAACCCCTGCTACGTGGACAAGGACTGTGACCTGGACATTGCCTGCAG ACGTATCGCCTGGGGGAAATTCATGAACAGCGGCCAGAACTGCGTGGGCCCCGACTACATCCTCTGTGACCCCTCCATCCAGAACCAAATCGTGGAGAAGCTCAAAAAGTCCCTGAAA GAGTTCTATGGGGAGGACGCCAAGAAGTCCCGCGACTACGGGAGAATCATTAACTGCCAGCACTTCCAGAGGATCATGGGCTTGATGGAGGGCCAGAAGGTCGCCCACGGAGGCGCCGGGGATGCGGCCACCCGGTACATAG cccccaccatccTCATGGATGTGGACCCGCAGTCCCAGGTGATGCAGGAGGAGGTCTTCGGGCCCATAATGCCCATCGTGTGTGTGCGCGGCCTGGAGGAGGCCATCCAGTTCATCAACCAGCGCGAGAAGGCCCTGGCCCTCTACGTGTTCTCCCTGAACGACAAG GTGATTAAGAAGATGATCGCAGAGACATCCAGTGGTGGGGTGACAGCCAACGACATCATGGTCCACAGCACCGTGCACTCTCTGCCCTACGGGGGCGTGG GGAGCAGTGGCATGGGGTCCTACCGCGGCTGGGAGAGCTTCAAGACCTTCTCCCACCGCCGCTCCTGCCTGGTGAGGCCTCTGCTGAACGAGGAGTCCCTCAAAGCCAGATACCCACCGAGCCCGGCCAAG ATGCCCCGTCACTGA
- the ALDH3A1 gene encoding aldehyde dehydrogenase, dimeric NADP-preferring isoform X3, whose amino-acid sequence MSISEVVQRARAAFNSGKARPLQFRIQQLEGLRRMIREREKDLVGALTADLHKNEWNAYYEEIVYILEEIDYVIQKLPEWAADEPVEKTPQTQQDEPYIHSEPLGVVLVIGAWNYPFSLTIQPMVGAIAAGNAVLIKPSELSENTASLLAAVIPQYLDKDLYAVICGGVPETTEVLKERFDHILCTGSTAVGKIVMAAAAKHLTPVTLGLGGKNPCYVDKDCDLDIACRRIAWGKFMNSGQNCVGPDYILCDPSIQNQIVEKLKKSLKEFYGEDAKKSRDYGRIINCQHFQRIMGLMEGQKVAHGGAGDAATRYIAPTILMDVDPQSQVMQEEVFGPIMPIVCVRGLEEAIQFINQREKALALYVFSLNDKVIKKMIAETSSGGVTANDIMVHSTVHSLPYGGVGSSGMGSYRGWESFKTFSHRRSCLVRPLLNEESLKARYPPSPAKMPRH is encoded by the exons ATGAGCATCAGCGAGGTCGTGCAGCGGGCCAGAGCCGCCTTCAACTCGGGCAAGGCTCGCCCGCTGCAGTTCCGCATCCAGCAGCTGGAGGGGCTGCGGCGCATGATCCGCGAGCGCGAGAAGGACCTCGTGGGCGCGCTGACCGCCGACCTCCACAAG AACGAGTGGAACGCCTACTACGAGGAGATTGTGTACATCCTGGAGGAGATCGACTATGTGATCCAGAAGCTCCCCGAGTGGGCTGCAGACGAGCCCGTGGAGAAGACGCCCCAGACCCAGCAGGATGAGCCCTACATCCACTCGGAGCCCCTGGGCGTGGTTCTTGTCATCGGCGCCTGGAACTACCCCTTCAGCCTCACCATCCAGCCCATGGTGGGCGCCATTGCTGCAG GGAACGCGGTGCTCATCAAGCCCTCGGAGCTGAGTGAGAACACGGCGAGCCTGCTGGCCGCCGTCATCCCGCAGTACCTGGACAAG GATCTGTACGCGGTCATCTGCGGGGGCGTCCCCGAGACCACAGAGGTGCTCAAGGAGAGGTTCGACCACATCCTGTGCACCGGGAGCACTGCAGTGGGGAAGATCGTCATGGCGGCTGCGGCCAAGCACCTGACCCCCGTCACACTGGGGCTGGGGGGGAAGAACCCCTGCTACGTGGACAAGGACTGTGACCTGGACATTGCCTGCAG ACGTATCGCCTGGGGGAAATTCATGAACAGCGGCCAGAACTGCGTGGGCCCCGACTACATCCTCTGTGACCCCTCCATCCAGAACCAAATCGTGGAGAAGCTCAAAAAGTCCCTGAAA GAGTTCTATGGGGAGGACGCCAAGAAGTCCCGCGACTACGGGAGAATCATTAACTGCCAGCACTTCCAGAGGATCATGGGCTTGATGGAGGGCCAGAAGGTCGCCCACGGAGGCGCCGGGGATGCGGCCACCCGGTACATAG cccccaccatccTCATGGATGTGGACCCGCAGTCCCAGGTGATGCAGGAGGAGGTCTTCGGGCCCATAATGCCCATCGTGTGTGTGCGCGGCCTGGAGGAGGCCATCCAGTTCATCAACCAGCGCGAGAAGGCCCTGGCCCTCTACGTGTTCTCCCTGAACGACAAG GTGATTAAGAAGATGATCGCAGAGACATCCAGTGGTGGGGTGACAGCCAACGACATCATGGTCCACAGCACCGTGCACTCTCTGCCCTACGGGGGCGTGG GGAGCAGTGGCATGGGGTCCTACCGCGGCTGGGAGAGCTTCAAGACCTTCTCCCACCGCCGCTCCTGCCTGGTGAGGCCTCTGCTGAACGAGGAGTCCCTCAAAGCCAGATACCCACCGAGCCCGGCCAAG ATGCCCCGTCACTGA